A section of the Styela clava chromosome 9, kaStyClav1.hap1.2, whole genome shotgun sequence genome encodes:
- the LOC120339223 gene encoding uncharacterized protein LOC120339223 isoform X1: protein MLSMQKIVYKPMVRSKNNTSGRSLGLTSQRNMTTPNTQMDNSKQKERTAVPQTYGKNYVTDLTLPQKCRCELKNTSTQKRLNICQKRQNSHGRFTHSSMMASSVSITKNLFIVLVLVTSLLPCYVTSVPLDFNDIDESESESRGEIEERPTTAYTLEDVKLSAKEFLAKFGYVKPTEWNNVAPRFIEEIEYDVALLEEDESRGRKDLFEGSGIVETGDDKESHLITWSSEDISESQYQRALLKYQRINGLNITGELDNDTTSYMGRPRCGVPDRTAAIKTNRTDEFIQKLNDKTTTTVATTTTVAMTTEAPTMATTDTWINSTTGVWIVINSTKKTNNEDIESTTAGMGDGKVIIHAITTSAPDFESSGDFNEMTTTPLPYVEPDIDGSGDVSSSMILKTIPDNDNKDLSRRRRSAIAGDIQIEAGMEEVPFDASMDFDIDEIRTRQLGFKELVDGPISEAELPDESRVTALEGIFEALRKEKLSQLNATKRDEIFHDVVSSVRPPPASPVPSLVRRMVMETRTRMKRSNEYKKKYTKTNGWLMAFPKPVITWRLVEEWPTKRTFMISNEIWFTVKLAFRMWSEILPRSFREDNTSPMTNVDILLGFGKKVHNRCLVPFSDGPFAREYAHAWPLPQAEVHFNDDQPFVSVSWEPAKDISMSPPMTVHGTPISLLKVATHEIGHALGLPHKKDKNSVMNPVYTPYQSKKVVELEDVDRIAIQRVYGSCNLAFDAVFDWVRQYVAADGSLRWKYNTYFFKNTWFWLYENRGRRPRYGDPKYSSNFWRGVMDDKSTDRHRKVDGVVHIRDWSVPDGPIYFFTGDTFTEYDSVKDRAKITDKQGRRYPRKISEGFPGIPYPIDTVFYKMTERMLYFFKNSLVYKYDWRKSKVEGIYEISKEFPGWGGASPLPNNIDSAYYSYTDSAHYFFKGMFYWKMADGRERYYNKGLKIPENAVGPRRYISNKWFYLCDVDITEMQMTLPPE from the exons AAAATAGTCTACAAACCAATGGTCCGGTCAAAAAATAATACATCAGGACGGTCGTTAGGATTGACTTCACAACGAAACATGACAACTCCAAATACACAAATGGACAATTCCAAACAAAAAGAACGCACAGCCGTACCTCAAACGTATGGAAAAAACTATGTAACGGATTTAACTTTACCTCAAAAATGTAGATGCGAACTGAAAAATACATCAACCCAAAAAAGACTAAACATTTGTCAAAAACGACAAAATTCGCACGGAAGATTCACACACAGTTCAATGATGGCATCTTCAGTGTCTATCACCAAAAATCTTTTTATTGTATTAGTACTCGTGACGTCATTATTGCCATGTTACGTCACATCAGTACCACTCGACTTCAATGACATAGATGAGTCTGAATCAGAATCAAGAGGAGAAATAGAAGAACGACCAACAACTGCTTATACACTAGAAGATGTGAAACTTTCAGCAAAG GAATTCTTGGCGAAATTCGGGTACGTTAAACCTACTGAATGGAACAACGTCGCACCACGTTTTATAGAAGAAATTGAGTATGATGTTGCACTCTTGGAAGAAGACGAATCTCGTGGCAGGAAAGACTTGTTCGAAGGAAGCGGGATCGTAGAAACTGGAGACGATAAGGAATCCCATTTGATAACTTGGTCGTCTGAAGATATTTCTGAAAGTCAGTACCAAAGAGCTTTGCTGAAATACCAAAGAATCAACGGCTTGAATATAACTGGGGAATTGGATAACGACACCACCTCATACATGGGAAGACCAAG GTGCGGAGTTCCCGACAGAACAGCTGCTATTAAGACTAACAGAACAGACGAATTCATCCAAAAACTAAACGACAAGACGACGACCACGGTTGCCACAACAACAACTGTTGCTATGACGACAGAAGCTCCTACGATGGCAACAACTGACACGTGGATCAATTCCACCACTGGTGTGTGGATTGTAATCAACTCCACAAAGAAAACTAACAATGAAGACATAGAATCTACGACAGCTGGCATGGGGGATGGAAAGGTCATCATTCATGCTATCACTACGAGCGCCCCGGATTTCGAATCGAGTGGCGATTTTAATGAAATGACGACAACACCTTTGCCATACGTCGAACCTGATATTGACGGTTCTGGTGATGTTTCCTCTTCAATGATTCTGAAGACGATTCCTGACAACGATAACAAAGATTTATCAAGAAGGCGACGATCTGCGATTGCCGGTGATATTCAGATCGAAGCTGGCATGGAGGAAGTACCTTTCGACGCTTCCATGGATTTTGATATCGATGAGATTCGTACTCGACAATTGGGATTCAAGGAGCTGGTTGATGGGCCAATTTCGGAAGCTGAACTTCCAGATGAATCTAG AGTAACAGCACTGGAAGGAATTTTTGAAGCTCTAAGAAAAGAAAAGCTTTCTCAGTTGAATGCGACAAAGCGAGATGAAATATTCCACGATGTCGTTAGCTCTGTACGCCCTCCACCGGCCTCTCCAGTACCCAGCTTGGTGAGAAGAATGGTCATGGAAACAAGGACAAGAATGAAAAGATCGAATGAGTACAAGAAAAAATATACGAAAACAAACGGGTGGTTGATGGCCTTTCCAAAACCTGTCATCACGTGGCGACTG GTAGAAGAATGGCCGACGAAACGAACGTTCATGATTTCCAATGAGATTTGGTTTACGGTGAAACTGGCATTTAGAATGTGGAGTGAAATATTACCTCGAAGTTTCAGAGAAGACAATACGTCACCGATGACAAATGTTGATATCTTACTGGGATTCGGAAAAA AGGTTCACAACAGATGCTTGGTGCCATTCTCTGACGGTCCCTTTGCACGAGAATATGCACACGCATGGCCATTGCCACAAGCTGAAGTCCATTTTAATGACGATCAACCTTTCGTATCTGTCAGTTGGGAACCAGCAAAAGATATTTCAATGTCACCGCCTATGACTGTTCACGGAACTCCAATCAGTTTACTAAAG GTAGCAACACACGAAATTGGACATGCTCTTGGTTTGCCACACAAAAAAGACAAGAACTCTGTCATGAATCCTGTGTATACTCCATATCAAAGCAAAAAAGTTGTCGAATTAGAAGATGTTGACAGGATAGCTATACAAAGGGTATATG GAAGCTGCAATCTTGCTTTCGACGCCGTATTTGATTGGGTTCGTCAATATGTTGCTGCGGACGGATCATTACGTTGGAAGTACAACACATACTTTTTCAAGAACACATGGTTTTGGCTTTATGAAAACAG AGGACGACGACCAAGATACGGGGATCCTAAATATAGTTCAAATTTCTGGAGGGGCGTTATGGATGATAAAAGCACTGATAGGCATAGAAAAGTTGACGGAGTTGTACATATTCGAGACTGGAGTGTGCCTGATGGGCCGATTTACTTTTTCACAG GCGACACTTTCACCGAATACGACAGCGTAAAAGATAGAGCGAAGATCACCGACAAGCAGGGAAGAAGATATCCACGGAAGATTAGCGAGGGTTTCCCAGGAATACCATATCCCATCGATACAGTTTTCTATAAGATGACCGAAAGAATGCTgtactttttcaaaaatagcttG GTTTACAAATACGACTGGAGAAAATCGAAGGTCGAAGGTATATACGAGATATCCAAAGAATTCCCTGGTTGGGGAGGAGCGTCTCCATTGCCTAATAACATCGACAGTGCGTATTACTCGTATACGGACTCAGCGCATTACTTTTTCAAGGGTATGTTTTACTGGAAAATGGCTGACGGACGAGAACGATATTACAATAAAGGACTCAAAATTCCTGAAAATGCGGTCGGGCCACGAAGATATATCTCAAATAAGTGGTTTTATCTCTGTGATGTAGATATAACAGAAATGCAGATGACGCTGCCACCAGAATAG
- the LOC120339223 gene encoding uncharacterized protein LOC120339223 isoform X2 gives MVRSKNNTSGRSLGLTSQRNMTTPNTQMDNSKQKERTAVPQTYGKNYVTDLTLPQKCRCELKNTSTQKRLNICQKRQNSHGRFTHSSMMASSVSITKNLFIVLVLVTSLLPCYVTSVPLDFNDIDESESESRGEIEERPTTAYTLEDVKLSAKEFLAKFGYVKPTEWNNVAPRFIEEIEYDVALLEEDESRGRKDLFEGSGIVETGDDKESHLITWSSEDISESQYQRALLKYQRINGLNITGELDNDTTSYMGRPRCGVPDRTAAIKTNRTDEFIQKLNDKTTTTVATTTTVAMTTEAPTMATTDTWINSTTGVWIVINSTKKTNNEDIESTTAGMGDGKVIIHAITTSAPDFESSGDFNEMTTTPLPYVEPDIDGSGDVSSSMILKTIPDNDNKDLSRRRRSAIAGDIQIEAGMEEVPFDASMDFDIDEIRTRQLGFKELVDGPISEAELPDESRVTALEGIFEALRKEKLSQLNATKRDEIFHDVVSSVRPPPASPVPSLVRRMVMETRTRMKRSNEYKKKYTKTNGWLMAFPKPVITWRLVEEWPTKRTFMISNEIWFTVKLAFRMWSEILPRSFREDNTSPMTNVDILLGFGKKVHNRCLVPFSDGPFAREYAHAWPLPQAEVHFNDDQPFVSVSWEPAKDISMSPPMTVHGTPISLLKVATHEIGHALGLPHKKDKNSVMNPVYTPYQSKKVVELEDVDRIAIQRVYGSCNLAFDAVFDWVRQYVAADGSLRWKYNTYFFKNTWFWLYENRGRRPRYGDPKYSSNFWRGVMDDKSTDRHRKVDGVVHIRDWSVPDGPIYFFTGDTFTEYDSVKDRAKITDKQGRRYPRKISEGFPGIPYPIDTVFYKMTERMLYFFKNSLVYKYDWRKSKVEGIYEISKEFPGWGGASPLPNNIDSAYYSYTDSAHYFFKGMFYWKMADGRERYYNKGLKIPENAVGPRRYISNKWFYLCDVDITEMQMTLPPE, from the exons ATGGTCCGGTCAAAAAATAATACATCAGGACGGTCGTTAGGATTGACTTCACAACGAAACATGACAACTCCAAATACACAAATGGACAATTCCAAACAAAAAGAACGCACAGCCGTACCTCAAACGTATGGAAAAAACTATGTAACGGATTTAACTTTACCTCAAAAATGTAGATGCGAACTGAAAAATACATCAACCCAAAAAAGACTAAACATTTGTCAAAAACGACAAAATTCGCACGGAAGATTCACACACAGTTCAATGATGGCATCTTCAGTGTCTATCACCAAAAATCTTTTTATTGTATTAGTACTCGTGACGTCATTATTGCCATGTTACGTCACATCAGTACCACTCGACTTCAATGACATAGATGAGTCTGAATCAGAATCAAGAGGAGAAATAGAAGAACGACCAACAACTGCTTATACACTAGAAGATGTGAAACTTTCAGCAAAG GAATTCTTGGCGAAATTCGGGTACGTTAAACCTACTGAATGGAACAACGTCGCACCACGTTTTATAGAAGAAATTGAGTATGATGTTGCACTCTTGGAAGAAGACGAATCTCGTGGCAGGAAAGACTTGTTCGAAGGAAGCGGGATCGTAGAAACTGGAGACGATAAGGAATCCCATTTGATAACTTGGTCGTCTGAAGATATTTCTGAAAGTCAGTACCAAAGAGCTTTGCTGAAATACCAAAGAATCAACGGCTTGAATATAACTGGGGAATTGGATAACGACACCACCTCATACATGGGAAGACCAAG GTGCGGAGTTCCCGACAGAACAGCTGCTATTAAGACTAACAGAACAGACGAATTCATCCAAAAACTAAACGACAAGACGACGACCACGGTTGCCACAACAACAACTGTTGCTATGACGACAGAAGCTCCTACGATGGCAACAACTGACACGTGGATCAATTCCACCACTGGTGTGTGGATTGTAATCAACTCCACAAAGAAAACTAACAATGAAGACATAGAATCTACGACAGCTGGCATGGGGGATGGAAAGGTCATCATTCATGCTATCACTACGAGCGCCCCGGATTTCGAATCGAGTGGCGATTTTAATGAAATGACGACAACACCTTTGCCATACGTCGAACCTGATATTGACGGTTCTGGTGATGTTTCCTCTTCAATGATTCTGAAGACGATTCCTGACAACGATAACAAAGATTTATCAAGAAGGCGACGATCTGCGATTGCCGGTGATATTCAGATCGAAGCTGGCATGGAGGAAGTACCTTTCGACGCTTCCATGGATTTTGATATCGATGAGATTCGTACTCGACAATTGGGATTCAAGGAGCTGGTTGATGGGCCAATTTCGGAAGCTGAACTTCCAGATGAATCTAG AGTAACAGCACTGGAAGGAATTTTTGAAGCTCTAAGAAAAGAAAAGCTTTCTCAGTTGAATGCGACAAAGCGAGATGAAATATTCCACGATGTCGTTAGCTCTGTACGCCCTCCACCGGCCTCTCCAGTACCCAGCTTGGTGAGAAGAATGGTCATGGAAACAAGGACAAGAATGAAAAGATCGAATGAGTACAAGAAAAAATATACGAAAACAAACGGGTGGTTGATGGCCTTTCCAAAACCTGTCATCACGTGGCGACTG GTAGAAGAATGGCCGACGAAACGAACGTTCATGATTTCCAATGAGATTTGGTTTACGGTGAAACTGGCATTTAGAATGTGGAGTGAAATATTACCTCGAAGTTTCAGAGAAGACAATACGTCACCGATGACAAATGTTGATATCTTACTGGGATTCGGAAAAA AGGTTCACAACAGATGCTTGGTGCCATTCTCTGACGGTCCCTTTGCACGAGAATATGCACACGCATGGCCATTGCCACAAGCTGAAGTCCATTTTAATGACGATCAACCTTTCGTATCTGTCAGTTGGGAACCAGCAAAAGATATTTCAATGTCACCGCCTATGACTGTTCACGGAACTCCAATCAGTTTACTAAAG GTAGCAACACACGAAATTGGACATGCTCTTGGTTTGCCACACAAAAAAGACAAGAACTCTGTCATGAATCCTGTGTATACTCCATATCAAAGCAAAAAAGTTGTCGAATTAGAAGATGTTGACAGGATAGCTATACAAAGGGTATATG GAAGCTGCAATCTTGCTTTCGACGCCGTATTTGATTGGGTTCGTCAATATGTTGCTGCGGACGGATCATTACGTTGGAAGTACAACACATACTTTTTCAAGAACACATGGTTTTGGCTTTATGAAAACAG AGGACGACGACCAAGATACGGGGATCCTAAATATAGTTCAAATTTCTGGAGGGGCGTTATGGATGATAAAAGCACTGATAGGCATAGAAAAGTTGACGGAGTTGTACATATTCGAGACTGGAGTGTGCCTGATGGGCCGATTTACTTTTTCACAG GCGACACTTTCACCGAATACGACAGCGTAAAAGATAGAGCGAAGATCACCGACAAGCAGGGAAGAAGATATCCACGGAAGATTAGCGAGGGTTTCCCAGGAATACCATATCCCATCGATACAGTTTTCTATAAGATGACCGAAAGAATGCTgtactttttcaaaaatagcttG GTTTACAAATACGACTGGAGAAAATCGAAGGTCGAAGGTATATACGAGATATCCAAAGAATTCCCTGGTTGGGGAGGAGCGTCTCCATTGCCTAATAACATCGACAGTGCGTATTACTCGTATACGGACTCAGCGCATTACTTTTTCAAGGGTATGTTTTACTGGAAAATGGCTGACGGACGAGAACGATATTACAATAAAGGACTCAAAATTCCTGAAAATGCGGTCGGGCCACGAAGATATATCTCAAATAAGTGGTTTTATCTCTGTGATGTAGATATAACAGAAATGCAGATGACGCTGCCACCAGAATAG